The genomic window aaggaaggaaggaaggaaggaaggaaggaaggaaggaaggaaggaaggaaggaaggaaggaaggaaggaaggaaggaaggaaggaaggaagaaaggaagggaaggaaggaaggaaaaaaggaaggaagggaaggaaggaagggaaagaaggaaggaagagaggaaaggaggaagagaggaaaggaggaagggagggaaggaagaagggagggaggaaaggagaaagggaggaacaaaaggaaaaaggaagagaaaggagaaagggggaagggaagggaagaaagccAGAAGATTTTATCCTTCCATTGCCTATCCCATAGCCAATAAAACACTAAGGGCATTACACTGATGGCCCACCGAATCGTTAGGCACACTTTGTCTTCATTCCTGTTCATACATCACAAGTTGTTTCTGcaaccatattttctttttacatgttCCATTGTGTATCACTCCGTTTGGACTTGGTCTGGTTCTGCTTTTCAGGATATACCTTTCTCCAGCCTGAATCCATGGAAGCAGTGGCCAGAAGGCAAGAGTTGGTGCAGAAGCAGAATCTGGCCAGGTGGGTGATTGAATGGTGGTATGGCGAATCTATAGATTGTAAGGAATACATTTTTCCAACACTGTGGTTACCCTCATGAATGTAGACTTAGCAGCCCCAGCTGACCTGGATaactttccaattcattttaatatCTCAGTTTCAAATGACTTTTCTGTCTCTCAGATTGTGCCAAACTTGGCAGTACTTCTTCAAACTTGACATGCTTCAGGTAGATCTTATTTTGGACTAGAAGAAAATGTCCCTTGGTTCCTTCAGAGCCCTTCATGTATGGTGGCTGGAGAAAGTGATAACTGAATCTTAGGTTCTTAAGGTCCTGGCTAGCCACAGATGAGAGGAGGTCATGTAGTACATCTTCACTTGAccctcagaaatccaaataaatgaCTCTTGTGAAAATAGAGTAAACAAAAAACACCATGTAGCTCTTTTCCCCACCCTGCTCACAAATAGttccattcttttgaattttaattagtattattttattgatCAATTAAGATCCTCACATTTTCTTTAcggaattttaaaatttcctttattttaaaagttttattgacaACAAGTGCTCTGGTGATTTTACAACTCATCTCTTGTTCTAGGATTTAATCCTTCCCTTTATGTACAGAAGAATCAActagaaaaaaacacaaaaccaacCAATACAAAGAGACTGTGTCTGACAACACATATCATTCTATACCCATAGAAGCCCATTCTCTACTAAGAAGGAAATGTGCTTCATCATCAATTCTCAAGGACTTCGCTTATTATTAGCATTATCAGagttattatcactattatttttattattcttaacaTTAATCAGAGTTTACTGGTCAGCATAATGACCCACAATAATTTCAGAGCACTCAGGATGAAGCATCCAGCCACCTCCTGATAGAGATGTGATGAAGTCAGAGAACAGACTGACATATTTTGGGGGCTGTGGGGAGAAATGCATGGCCAACATGGGAAtcggttttgcttgactatacatgtttgCAACAgagatttgctttttcttgtctcCTCATTgtgaagaagaagggaggagggaaagtggGAGGAGAGAACATgaatctgaaaatgaaaaaatttaattaaaaaattaatcagtGTTCAGCTGACATTTAGtgctgttttaatttatattctataacTGTAATACTCTCTCCAGGCTACTTTCCCAGAGTGTGTCTGCTCCCCTTGGGTTCTTGGGACCCCACAGAGTCTGGATTTCCCAGCATTCTATCTCACAAACCCTTGCTGGCAGGCTTCCCTTTAGCACTCAGCCAGTAGATACAATTATCTCTTGGCAAAGGCATTTCCTAAAATGGCAGAGAAACATCAACACCAGGAGCTATAAAATATTCCTACCTGGGGTTTAGTCCCAGAAAAAAAGTTGAGTCATTGaatctctcttgttttttttcttcacaaaaggGAGAAGGCCTAGAGGTGTAGAATATTGTGTATACTGTCAATTGTAATATATGCATTTGTTGGTTTTGCTGAGCtggttatttgttttgttttgttttgttaacttTCTTACAAGGCACAACTGATTGGGTAGAGAAAGAAGAGtgatatttcaaaatttaaatgcAATAAACCTATACCtgtacctggagtcagaagacccctttcttttttctcctcccctccctcccttactcccttttctttctttctttctttctttcttctttctttctttctttctttctttctttctttctttctttctttctttctttctttctttctttctttctttctttctttctttctttctttctttctttctttctttctttcttcctttcttccttccttccttccttccttccttccttccttccttccttccttccttccttccttccttccttccttccttccttccttccttcctttctttcttctttctttctttctttctttctttctttctttctttctttctttctttctttctttctttctttctttctttctttctttctttctttctttcttccttccttccttccttcctttctttctttcttcctttctctttcttcttctttctttctttctttctttctttctttctttctttctttctttctttctttctttctttctttctttctttcttctttctttctttctttctttcttcctttctctttctttctttcttcctttctctttctttctttcttcctttctcttcctttctttcttctttctctttctttctttctttctttctttcttctttctttctttctttctttctttctttctttctttctttctttctttctttctttctttctttctttctttctttctttcttcctttcttcctttcttcctttctcttccttttttctttttttcttcctttctttctctctttcctctttctttctttcactctttctaattttctcatatGGAAAATGAAGCTAAAAATAACACCTGCCTAATAGAGATGctttgatgatcaaatgagataacattagCAAAGTaccttgaaaactttaaagtactatataaatgctacctgttattactattattatttaaataaaagatcaataaaaataagtttttcccctaaaaatacaaaacaatgcTCACTTCCAGTagttataaaacttttaaatattaccCTATAGCAATGGTCAGTCCTTAAACCCTATCCTTATGATGCCTACTTCTTAAACAGGGCTCTTCTATACCAACAGCATAGTTCCCATAGTCCAAGAGAATGTCTTTGTGAAGTGAACTCCCCCAGTAAAGCCCATTGGAAGGATTCCTCCTCTGTGACTCTGTAGAGTTTCAGCTATTATAGACCTAACACAGTTTAAGTACCAAGTGAAAGGCAGCCAGATAGGACCTTATCTTGGGGGAGTAGATAGATATTCATACTTTGGATGAGCAGTTAGCTATTCAAATTCTGTGTTCCATTGGGTTATAATGagtttgtggatttttttttaacatttttaggaTGGAGATGGAAATGGGCACCATTTTTCAACAAAGGGAGATAGGAAAAGCTCAGCATAAAGGACTGATGGGTTTGGGTTTGGAGACATCGTTCTTGTACCAACACAGTATCCCTACAAGCCCAGTTGCCTTCCGAGGAAGGAGCAGGCTTCCTGAAGTGCATCTTTCCAATGACTTCTATGTGCACAGAAGCTCTCTGGATGACCTGCACGCTAACAGCAGGCTAATGACCACTGGTCCATACCCATCAGTCAGCAGCTGGCACAAAGAGAAGGGTCGCCGTCTAGGGAGAAGAATGGGAAATCATAAAGCTTCCAGTTGTAATGCTAGGAGTTCCAAAAGCCAAGAGGAAGACAAAAATCCGGATCAGACTCTCCCAGTTTCAGCTGCAGAAAAAGAGACTAAGAAAGACCTTGACATTGAGCCACACCCCAAGTATGAGCCAAGTCAAAGTGATGGGGAGTCAGCCATTATACCCACCAAGAGCTTCAAAGAACATGAGCACAGCCCCCAAAAACCCTGTGAGGAACATGGTTGGGCCATTGAAACAAATGACAGTGGTGGGAATGTGAAGGATTCGTGTCATTCTTCAACAACCTCTGATGAAAAATACCTTTTTCACTCGCcgctctcccttcctcccctgccCTATGGATTTCCAATCCTCAACAACAGCTCCTTGCTCCCTCCAGGTTTGTAAGTCTCCTCAGTAACACTGTTACTCTGCTTTCCTACTTCCTTTTCTTAATCCTATTGTTtgattttccaaatagttttataGCAACTAGGTATCATGTAGGGCAGTCCAGTATAGTAGTAGAGAGTATATTAGATTCAGAGCAGGGTTTCTTAATCTAGAATTAATTAACCCCTTAGGGTCTGTGGATAGATGTCAAGGGGTCTGTGAATCACACTGGATTGGTTTAAATTGGATGATTAAAAATAGATATACTTTGTTTTTCActaattttggttttctttgtaatcctgtgaattttatttatttaaagatagTGCAGAATACCAGATCTAGagtaagaagactcatcttcataaattcaaatctggtgttAGACACTTTGTAGTTATGATCTTGTTTGCatagtaaaatgagctgaagaaggaaatgtcaaatcacttcagtatctttgcggGAACAACCCCAAATGGATCATGGAGAGGAGGACAGGACCAAACAACCATAACGATAAAAGAAAAGAGCCAGGTTGTAAAGAgatttaaataccaaacagaggaATTCACAAttgatcttagaggtaataatggtagtttattgagtagaggattGTAATTGCAATATTATAGGTCAGAGTCAATGAAGGCCTGACTAGAGTGGTGAAATGGCAGTGGTGAGGAGATAGCCTCCAAGAAAAGTTATAGAGATGGAATtgataaaaacaaacacaaataaacCTTCAATAATGCAGTACTTGTATGGAACTTAATGTAGAGTTCTTTGGAGACCCATCATTTAAAGAACCAcagaataaagaaatttttagccatgggaattctttttttttaaattttatttagaattttttccacagtatatatgcatgagtaatttttaaatatataatattatcccttgtattcatttttccaaattatccccccctctcttcactccctccccccaatgacaggcaatcccatacattttacatgtgttacaatataacccagatacaatatatgtgtgtaaataccattttcttgttgcacattaagtattagattccgaagctataagtaacctgggtagatagacagcagtgctaacaatttacattcacttcccagtgttccttctctgggtgtagttatttctgtccatcattgatcaactggaagtgagttggatcttctgtatgttgaagatatccacttgccaTGGGAATTCTTTAAACCATTAACTAAGTCAGAGAAGTGTTGAAATCTGTAGTAGTGGAAAGAATAACTACACCATCAACAGCACAGTTCCTTGATGGTTTAAAGTAGGAATTCGTAAACTTAACTCAATGAATTTAGTTTTTCagtatttcaattatattttaacataataggtttcttttgtaatcataTTTAGTTTAATTCATAGATCTAGAAATATTATTCTGACATGACATCTACAGCCTTTACTGGGTGGCCAAAGTGGCCCATGACACATAAAATGGTAtatgatgtttaaaaagttcaagagacatgGTTTTAggtaattagtcattttattaatactgctagtattttattaataaaagggcCAGTGACACTTTAAAATGCCAAAGATGGTGGTGGGTTTACagtttatatgcccttggaagaatAAGTATTCCCAAGGAtggcaatcaattctgattggttaaaaattaatgagaatgaGTATTACAATGAGATGTAGGCTCATTCTAATGAGGATTTCAGAGCTATTGATTTGGCCTACTAAGTCTTACTCAAAGAGATTTATCAATGTACAAATCAAAGAGGAAATCCATTTTTACCCCAGACCTGTTTGACCAAATACAGTGAACAGAATCCATTTGcctaaacttagaatttctttactGTCTTTGATTAGATCTTAGCCTAAGTCTTTGTCCAAGATTTCTCATACTGGTTGATTTCTGGATAAGAATTTCCTTTAATCCTAATTACAGAATTTGTCTTTAAATacaagagagaaataatcatttctttcaagtgagaatttctattttgtgagtaTATGAGACTatgaaaatatcaaatgaaaaagcatatacatacattttttaaaaacaccatACTCCACTCactattttccttataaaaatatatctttcattACAAAAGAATATCTTTTTTCACTTAAGTTTTTATCAATGGTTTTTGTTAACTCAACTGCagttattttttcaaaatgttctctttttttattcatccCTTTCCAAGTAATGAAGAAAACTGGTTAATCATTACTAACAAAAAAATTTCACTTAACAGCATATGTACTTAGTCGATCCTGAAGCCCCCCACCTCTGTAGGAAAATGTATTCACCATCTGTTCCCTGGGACCAAAATGGGTCATGGTAATTAATTTCTGTTCATTTCCTGATTGCTTTAAAGGAACAGGGGACCTATTTTTAAATGGACAAGATCTTTCTTCTGTTGAAGATATTCGGAAATGGGCTGTGGACGATGTGTATGACTTCATTACTGGGCTCCCAGGTTGTTCAGACTATGCACAGGTGACTTATTTATTAAAAGTAAACTTAATCTGGTTATGGGGATGTATGTTTGTAGTCTTTGCTACCAGAGAGCCTGAGGCTAGTGGATTgcttgagctcaggagttctgagaCACAATAAAGTTAAGTTGATCAGGTGTTTTTATGGTGTCAATATGGTGAGCTCCATTGGGCTGGCTAAGGGGAAGTCTCCAAGTTAATCAGTAGTGGAATCAGCCAATAAGTGGCCACTGACCCTCTAGACTAGGCAAGATAAGGAGGACCAATCTCCAACTAATTAATAATTCAATccataaatagataaaatagactTAAATACTATCTGATGATTAAGgaactttgaaatatattttcatggcCTTTTGGCTAAGATCAAATGTAGTCATTCATTTTTCTAGAAATGAGTGAAATctctttattataataataacaattgatAGTCATAGAATTCTTTACAACTACTCTCTGAGGAAGCCAGAACTAATGGTACCTGGGTTTTATAGTCAGGAAAACTCTCTTTGGGTTACATAATAGTAAATGGTGAAACTGAGTCTTTTGACAGCATGGTGAAGTGGAATGGATGCTGCATTTGGAACCAGAGCTCCTAAATTGGAATGttgacaagtcatttcatttctctgccttagtttcctcagttgtaaaaatCAAGGAGATTGAATATGAGGGTCTCTTTTAGATCTAGATCCAATAATCTCTAAAGTGAAAAAGGATGGCCAAATCACCTCTAAAGCCCCTCCCAACTCTAATTCTAGGATCTGATTTAGCCAAGTCCAGTGCTTTTAGAGAGACTTACTGTTCCCAAAAGTCCTTTCTCCACGCTTTGATCACAGGGCAATCTAGCAGTGTATCTTCTCCCCCAGCATAGCGGGGAAGGAACATCTCCTTTGAAGTCTCTGGAGCGTTCAGCCCCCCAGCTGTCCAAAGTGTTTGGAGGAAAGTAGGAGTGGCTGTGTCCACTTCAAAGAGAATAACTGGGCTAGACAGCCCAGTGATTTCTGGAAAATCACCAGAAAgaagtcaagtcaagtcaacaagcttttattgagcacttaccatgtaccaggcactgtgctaaacacggggaaacaaagaaaggtaaaagacaatctCTTCCCACAGGTTCACAGTATCATAGGACAGACAATAGGTGAACTACTAGTTAATGGAAGATAAAGGTAGATAGATTGATTGATAGAGTGAAAGTACTCTGAAAGAGAAAGGCATTAGCAGATAAGTATAGGAGGGACAAAAGGATGAGTAGCTTCTTCCTGTTCCACCTGCCCCAGAAATGCCCATGTACTCAATATGATGAGCAAAAGATACTGAACAGCAGGAAGTAAACCAGAAATCATTCTTCCTTCTGTTTGTTTGGAGAAAATATTGTTCTTGTGGTTCCCAAAAATGGAAATTAccatgaacaaaacaaaattatgttaAATAACACAAAAGATTACTGAACAGAGTAACACGTGTTTCTTTTTACTTCTAAGATATTTAGAGACCATGCAATTGATGGTGAAACCTTGCCCCTGCTCACAGAGGAGCATCTTTTGGACACTATGGGCTTAAAACTTGGACCAGCCCTAAAAATCCGTTCTCAGGTATGGCCATTTAATGACATGAAATATCAAATAATGAAGCCTGGATAGCAATGTCCTTAAGATAAATGAGACCTTTTTATCCTTAATGTTTTATGAACTGCATCTTCTTATCAAAAGTTTTAGCAATTCCTTGTTCAAGGAATATAATCTGAATTTCCTCTAAAGATGTACTTGGGaattctggtttgtttttttaagctatttgaaaatgtagcatttcatatttttcatgttatccTATACAAGCTGTCTAGTATGTTTCTAATTTCCTTAGAGATCtgataaaatttctaatttgttattgaGTAAATTGTGGTGGGATGTATAGAAAGGTGATGTCAAAGCCAAGAGGACTTAGATTCAAGTCTCATCTATAAGATATATTAATACTAGGATGCTGGGCaatatttccttgttttttcaGATAACTGGTTACTATAAAAAGGGCATGACTGGCATTGGTGGAGAGAGTTTCCATTCTTGAGAGTTCACTATGCTAAGAAACTAAAGATTCAGTTCCTCATCCTTATTCTACCAGGACTTTACCACAGAACAACTTTTATATACAGAACATGATGTTATATGTAATTTATGAAGAAATATGTCAATTACATTATAAAAAGCCATTCTATAATGATGAACATAAGGTATCTAGGCTGCATAGTGGATAGGATGATGGACCTGATAGTCAGAaaaaactcaagttcaaatatagcctcagatccTTATCATCTTTGAGAcattaaacaagtcacttaacatctgtatgtctccatttcctcatatgtaaaatgagtataatgatAGCATTTCAGAGTATTTGTGaactccaaatgagataatatttgtaaaatatttgaaaattttaaagagctATATCAAACTTCATTAAGAAAGTTATCATTTCCAGGAATAATGGAGAGCAGTAATGCTGCTCTCCCCTGACAAATCAGAACACATCTGGAATATGATGTTCAGGTCTTggtatcaattttaaaaatgggattgATAAGTTTCAAAGTGTCcagtagaaaacagaaaatatggGAAAAGACCTTGAGTTCTTGCTGTATGAAACTGATTGAAAGAATGAggaattaaaatggaaaagaaaatacttggTGTGGATATGAGAGTTAGTGTCAAAGTACCTGAACATTTAAACAGGCTGTATTACAGCTAAGGGTCAGATGAAAAAGATTAATCATGTGTTTTCTTGAGTAATGATGAGACTTTTTAAGAGTAAAGGAGccattaattaatataattgataGGAGAATAATACCTAAGGTCATTTCATATAAGATCGTCTGAGCTTTTCCATAGAAAAGAGATTCATTTTGTATAGCTTGGCCCCCCAAGATCAGAACGCATAATGAGCGGTAGCTAGAAAGAGGTAAATTTATGCTTGATAAAAGGAAAACCTTCCTGACAATTAGAGCTCTTCTATAATGGAATTGGCTGCCTCAAGAGGTATTAAACAGGTTTTCCCTCAGACTGGGACTCCAAGCAGAGCTAGATGAATCCTTGTTGAATATGTTGCAGGGGATTTCTTTTTTCAGCAACAGTTGCAAGAAATGTCTACTGAGATCTCTTCTGATTCAGAAATTCCATGATTCTGTAGTTGGCAAAGATGATACAGAATCATAGAAATTGAACCATatccatttttaatattctttctacaAATGAAAACAGTAGCCTACAAGAAAACATAGACAAATAAAGGAATCACCCAGAGATTCTCCTCATACAGGCAAATCAAGGATTGAGCAGAGGTTGTGGAGGTTTGTTTTTATCACAAAaccaaaggcaacaagaaataaTTGTTTCTTGGATACTTGCTCTCCTTATTTTGCTGTGCTTCTTGATGATAAATACATGCCACAGACCATCATGATAATCATAGGTCATGATTTCAGAACCAGAAAGTACAGACcatctgtgaccaaaaaaaaaaaaaataaagtagttctTTGTAGATCCTACAAAAAACCTGACAAAGATCCTACAAAGAATCCTAAAAGCTAAGTCAACATATGCCTTAATACTCAGCAGTTCTATTGTAGAAATGAGAATAGGAAAGGTGATGAATACAACCCTGGGAAAAAGAGATTATTAAATGAAACAGATCAGAGTTTGGTTGACTACATAGATACATAACATGTATGTCATAAATGCTCTTTAAGAAGAGTATTAGAAGGCATTCAATATAGCTCAGCAtcaagcaaaattacaaaaagtgAAATTGTAGATATGCAGATAGTTGTTTTTAATGAACAAACTTATAGgttatattatatttcattatcaACAGCAGTTATTTCAGAATCAgttgtctgtctgtgtgtgtgtcaaaCTGAACAATGCTTGGAATCAATActaaatgggggagggggaagggagagaaggataaacataagaaaacacaaaaaaaaacaacacaagttGCTAGCTATTGCAGCTCCAACCCAATCTGTTCAAACTAGCTCTCGACTTTGGAAGATATCAAAGGAACAAAAATGAAGACATAACCTAGAaggtttcttttatttctcaatcctctaaaatcttttaatattatatacCGGCTAATAGCATTTCTTAGAGAAATTTAATCAATAGACAAAAGTTGCTATGGCAACAAGACCAAAAATCTGAGCCAACAAGTACTTGATCACTTTGCCAAATAAAAAGACATGGAAGCCAAGTGCAACAACAGTTTAGAATAGAAGCTCATCAGCAAAAAGAAGGAGGATGGAAGGTTATGGCAGTATCGTCagtagaaaaacttttttaaaaattgaaaggaaaataatcatAGGATGAAAATTTGATGAGAGACTTAACTAAGTCAATTCTCTCAATAACATATTTAGTTAAAAACCACAGGTTACAAATAGATGTGAAATTAAACATATCTTTTAACATTTCTCCCATGATCCAGTCTCATTagtgattataataaaataacaatgtcTGAAATCTACCTCCTCGGTAACCAACTTCTTGTGCCAAGATTGTACTAAGAAAGTATAATCAGGAAGTACAACTGAACCACAAATATGGACAACAAAAGAAATCTGTATTAGAGGCAATACAATTTTAAAGTCACTCGGAGATTGACATtttaatgatttcaaaaaggataAGATTACAAGCAAGAGGAAACTATCACAACTTTCCAAGAGTATTTTCTATAGGAGAACAAATCTTTATAATAATAGCTGGgtgagatgttaaaaaaaaatagaaaatggtcAGAGATAAAGACATACTCTTGGAGGGAGTGGATATGTCATATATTTCTGTGTACATATATAGTTATTAGCATCCAGAAAATGATTGCTTGCATTACATTGCAAAATCATCTGTCTGGGTGTCAAATCAAGCAATGGAGGTTTACAAACAAAGCTGAATGGTCACTTCTCAAGTGTGTTATGTTCCTTTTCAGTACTGACTAAGTAGAGTGTCTGAAATTCTTCCACAAATGTGACTCAGTGAACACAAGAAGGCTCCGTGTCTgttgtttattgatttaaaaaagcatttgacttaGAAGTAAATATAGCCCTGAGTAGTATATTCAAATAATTCATTGcctctgtgcatttaaaaatcaCATGGAGGAACACAATTCACTGTCTGTGAATGGATGAATTGATATATCCATTCTAGAAAGTCATTTGGAACTATAAACCCCAAAACACTAAaagtgcataccttttgactcaaAGATACCATTACTATGCATACATATAGGCTCAAATAAATCAAAGACAAGCATAggacaaaatgtacaaaaatatttacagcagtactttttttttacagcaaagaactagaaaaaagtggatatccatcaattaaaaaaatctgaataattataagaatatgatataatattaatGCCATAAAATGACAAAAgtgttcttgtgaggatcaaataaaataaatgtaaagtgctttgcaaaccttaaaagcacTATTTAAGTGGTAGTTTCAGTGGTGATAACAATGATGGTAACAGTTATGATGATGTTGATTCTAGGAGCCTGATGTTCAAATACATTTACTGTTTCTTGACAGAGATGATTAAGTAAGTGATGAACATGATTGATGCATGAATTTCTTTTGTTTGGATATACTTATTTAAAAAGGAAGACTTTTATTTTTGGCAGGGAGAGTTGTGGGGAGGAAGTAGGGGAAGTTAGGAAAACaatgacagaaagaagaaaatgaacagCAAAAAAAGCATTGAGAAAATATACAGAAGTCAGAAAGAAATTCAATAGATATAAATAAGCAGTGTTGTCACTTTTTATAATGCCTCTCACATTGCCTAGGCTCaattaacaaacaaaaatcaattttaaaaacccTCATTATAGACACTCACAGtccagcaaaataaattcccagattgccaaaaatatattattcctCTCATGGGACATGATTAGCATGTTTCATCTTCAGTCTTATGAGCTAATGGCTTGTCATTCTATTTAGAGTtctcaaatctttcaaagttattttttctcaataatgtTGTATTCATTGTATAAATTGATCTTCCAGTTCTATTGATTTTTCTCTGCATCATTCCAAATGGTCTTTCCAGTTTCCTTTAAATCtgtccattttgtcatttctcatggcacaataatattccattatattgatatactatagtttatttagccattcactAAATGAAGGACTGTCCCttagttttcaaattttttcagtcattataGTTGTATCTGATATGTTGTGACCCCATTtcgagttttcttggcaaagattctacaATGGTTTGggttttccttctttagctcattttacaaatgagaaaatagaaaaacaagattaagtgacttgcccaggctcacagtTACTAAGCgattgagactagatttgaatatGGGAAGGTACACTGTCCCTAATTTTTGGCTATTatgaaaagagctgttataaatatttttgtccacattggtccttttttgtttttctgaccaTTTTGGAAGATAGGTCTAGTAGAGATATAACCCagacaaagcatatgcatggtttagtaactttctgagcatagttatgagttgctttccagaatggctagaccaTTCAGCAGCTCAACCAACAGTGCACTAGTGTGCCTGATTTCCTGATGCCCCTCcaatatttgccattttccttttttgtcatctttgccagtcaAATGGGCAAGAGGTAGAACTTGAGAGtcgttttaatttgtatttcttataattataattatcactTATAATTataagtgatttagagtatttttcttcagatagttATTGACACTTTCAATTTGATACAatcattttttctgttctttctat from Sminthopsis crassicaudata isolate SCR6 chromosome 3, ASM4859323v1, whole genome shotgun sequence includes these protein-coding regions:
- the SAMD7 gene encoding sterile alpha motif domain-containing protein 7, translated to MTPAEHLRKLSLLGEAGTLEEKNLYRLANRMTTGELHQQQEVLMRNPVMTINPPLIGSGPQRIQSVPSQFEARFVDRDLLSSGDMMAPPDPRQIHITSRLGASVPPHVNVPHVLSNAVYPGYTFLQPESMEAVARRQELVQKQNLARMEMEMGTIFQQREIGKAQHKGLMGLGLETSFLYQHSIPTSPVAFRGRSRLPEVHLSNDFYVHRSSLDDLHANSRLMTTGPYPSVSSWHKEKGRRLGRRMGNHKASSCNARSSKSQEEDKNPDQTLPVSAAEKETKKDLDIEPHPKYEPSQSDGESAIIPTKSFKEHEHSPQKPCEEHGWAIETNDSGGNVKDSCHSSTTSDEKYLFHSPLSLPPLPYGFPILNNSSLLPPGTGDLFLNGQDLSSVEDIRKWAVDDVYDFITGLPGCSDYAQIFRDHAIDGETLPLLTEEHLLDTMGLKLGPALKIRSQITGYYKKGMTGIGGESFHS